From a region of the Arachis ipaensis cultivar K30076 chromosome B09, Araip1.1, whole genome shotgun sequence genome:
- the LOC110267290 gene encoding probable FBD-associated F-box protein At5g38565, which translates to MKVPVKVPTCLASHLKVIKIKEYFESRDDRDFFTYVLQHGLVLESLDIQVDRGRAKGFAEELSLLPRSSKACQINFCWNQEKEEKEASPQESQQWQHLRTLQEKALLELFKKNRNL; encoded by the exons ATGAAGGTTCCTGTGAAGGTTCCTACTTGTCTTGCATCACATCTGAAAGTGATTAAAATCAAAGAATATTTTGAATCCAGAGATGATAGAGATTTTTTCACCTATGTTCTTCAACATGGACTTGTTTTGGAGTCACTTGATATTCAGGTGGATCGTGGGAGAGCTAAAGGATTTGCAGAAGAATTATCCCTTTTGCCAAGGAGTTCTAAGGCGTGCCAAATTAACTTTTGCTGGAATCAG gaaaaggaggagaaggaggcgtCACCACAAGAATCACAGCAATGGCAACATCTtcgaacactacaagaaaaagcactATTGGAActgtttaaaaaaaatagaaatttgtaa
- the LOC107614640 gene encoding F-box/FBD/LRR-repeat protein At5g56420-like: protein MAKYYLNPTYVSTKKRFLATVNWILSRHKAPPIRTFRLTCDLNHSDEYTVEWFIRKVSGPNLEELNLHLSFCCSGPKVAIPNGVFSCTSLVTLRLKGGLIITPSPSAPSCGYDLPSLKTLQLYNVKTSDGKLEEILSHCTALETLILDSVCPYFFEVQLSICFPSLKSLHFKSHFGETLRLLVIDTPSLKRLDIQVVSGFREIRVRNLHNVEEASIDIHKQSFVLEFLVELCRIRILELGSSVFDCLPEAPQHSIPELTCLQRLELTVRCFDTRYIMDMLHKCPMLKLLAIGFNALQYIILDPHPSRKWEHPVRVPTCLASHLQVIKIKRYVESRDDRDFFAYVLQHGLVLESLDIQVDRSRAKGFPEELSLLPRSSKACQINFCWIPKS from the exons atggccAAATATTACCTAAATCCGACCTATGTCAGTACAAAAAAGCGATTTCTCGCCACCGTTAATTGGATTCTCTCCCGCCACAAAGCGCCGCCAATTCGAACCTTTCGTCTCACCTGTGACCTAAATCACTCCGATGAATACACTGTGGAGTGGTTCATTAGAAAGGTTTCAGGGCCAAACCTCGAGGAATTGAACCTCCATCTCTCCTTCTGTTGCTCCGGTCCCAAAGTCGCTATTCCCAACGGCGTTTTCAGCTGCACTTCCCTCGTGACTCTCCGTTTAAAAGGCGGCCTCATAATAACCCCTTCGCCTTCTGCACCGTCGTGTGGTTATGACTTGCCATCACTCAAGACACTGCAATTGTATAATGTCAAAACCTCTGATGGTAAGTTGGAGGAGATTCTCTCTCACTGCACTGCTCTTGAGACTCTTATCCTTGACTCAGTCTGTCCGTACTTCTTTGAGGTCCAATTGAGTATTTGTTTTCCCTCTTTGAAGAGTTTGCACTTCAAATCTCATTTCGGTGAGACTCTTAGATTGCTTGTTATAGACACACCATCTCTTAAACGTCTTGATATCCAAGTTGTGTCTGGGTTTCGCGAGATCCGTGTTCGCAACTTGCACAATGTGGAGGAAGCCAGTATCGACATCCATAAGCAATCCTTTGTGCTGGAGTTTCTTGTGGAGCTTTGCAGGATAAGGATTTTGGAGCTGGGTTCATCAGTGTTTGATTGTTTGCCTGAGGCTCCTCAGCATAGTATTCCGGAGTTGACCTGTTTACAGAGGCTAGAGCTTACTGTTAGGTGTTTCGACACCAGATACATAATGGATATGCTTCACAAATGTCCCATGCTTAAACTTCTTGCTATTGGTTTTAACGCTCTACAATATATAATATTG GATCCACATCCGTCACGAAAATGGGAACACCCGGTGAGGGTTCCTACTTGTCTTGCATCACATCTGCAAGTGATTAAAATcaagagatatgttgaatccaGAGATGATAGAGATTTTTTCGCCTATGTTCTTCAACATGGACTTGTTTTGGAGTCACTTGATATTCAGGTGGATCGTAGTAGAGCTAAAGGATTTCCAGAAGAATTATCACTTTTGCCAAGGAGCTCTAAGGCGTGCCAAATTAACTTTTGCTGGATCCCCAAGTCATAA
- the LOC110267288 gene encoding F-box protein At4g09920-like produces MDRISDLPDCILLHILSFLPTKTAFFTTVLSRRWTRLCHDLQHFEFNQIQFHNGNQTSSDFSSSRERLFAIVSRILFRHKAPPIRTFRLTCDLHQFDEYPVEWFIRKVLGPNLEELNLQLAFVCRSNRKVVIPNGVFSCTSLVTLRLNGDIKIPSPPSSSCHYHLPSLKTLQLYNVETYNVGELEEILSHCTALETLILDLIVRSRMGQGQLRICLPFLKSLHFESCFWNPLGLFVIDTPSLKRLDIQAVSGFREIRVRNLHNVEEARINIAKQSFVLEFLVELCRIRILVLRLLVFDCLPDAPLHRIPEFTCLQRLELTVRCFDTRYIMDMLQKCPMLKLLAIIFNAGPYDKVFMFSCSSYGLFNFVILLAILLGVFVLCS; encoded by the coding sequence ATGGACAGGATCAGCGACCTGCCGGATTGTATACTCTTACACATCCTTTCCTTCCTCCCTACCAAAACCGCCTTCTTCACCACCGTCCTCTCTCGCCGATGGACCCGCCTCTGCCACGACCTCCAACACTTCGAGTTCAACCAAATTCAATTTCATAACGGCAACCAAACTTCGTCAGACTTCAGTAGTTCACGAGAGCGATTGTTCGCCATCGTTAGTAGGATTCTCTTCCGCCACAAAGCGCCGCCAATTCGAACCTTTCGTCTCACCTGTGACCTACATCAATTCGATGAATACCCTGTGGAGTGGTTCATTAGAAAGGTTTTAGGGCCAAACCTCGAGGAATTGAACCTCCAACTCGCCTTCGTCTGTCGCTCCAATCGTAAAGTCGTTATTCCCAATGGCGTTTTCAGCTGCACTTCCCTCGTGACTCTCCGTTTAAACGGCGACATAAAAATCCCTTCGCCGCCTTCATCGTCGTGCCATTATCACTTGCCATCACTCAAGACACTGCAATTGTATAATGTCGAAACCTATAATGTTGGTGAGTTGGAGGAGATTCTCTCTCACTGCACTGCTCTTGAGACTCTTATTCTTGACTTAATCGTTCGATCACGCATGGGCCAAGGCCAATTGAGAATTTGTTTACCTTTTTTGAAGAGTTTGCACTTCGAATCTTGTTTTTGGAACCCTCTTGGATTGTTTGTTATAGACACACCATCTCTTAAACGTCTTGATATCCAAGCTGTGTCAGGGTTTCGCGAGATCCGTGTTCGCAACTTGCACAATGTGGAGGAAGCCCGTATCAACATTGCTAAGCAATCCTTTGTTCTCGAGTTTCTTGTGGAGCTTTGCAGGATAAGGATTTTGGTGCTGCGTTTATTAGTGTTTGATTGTTTACCTGATGCTCCTCTGCACCGTATTCCGGAGTTTACCTGTTTACAGAGGCTAGAGCTTACTGTTAGGTGTTTCGACACCAGATACATAATGGATATGCTTCAGAAATGTCCCATGCTTAaacttcttgctattatttttaacGCTGGCCCTTATGATAAGGTATTCATGTTCTCATGTTCAAGCTATGGTTTATTTAACTTCGTTATTTTGCTGGCTATTCTTTTAGGTGTATTTGTTCTTTGTTCCTAG
- the LOC110267289 gene encoding putative FBD-associated F-box protein At5g56430, producing the protein MDMISDLPDCILLHILSFLPTKTAFLTTVLSRRWTHLCHHLQHLHFKGITIPSPPPSWCRYHLPSLKTLQLYNVDTSVGNLEELLSHCTALETLVLDSVCRFQEEGQLSICFPSLKSLHFKSYWGYTVRLLLVIDTPSLKRLYIQALSGFREIRVRNLHNVEEASIDIYKQSSVLEFLVELCRIRILELGLSVFDCLPEAPPHRIPELTCLQRLELTVRCFDTRYIMDMLQKCPMLKLLAIVFNRQYVISVFHVLMFKL; encoded by the coding sequence ATGGACATGATCAGCGACTTGCCGGATTGCATACTGTTACACATCCTCTCCTTCCTCCCTACCAAAACCGCCTTCCTCACCACCGTCCTCTCTCGCCGCTGGACCCACCTCTGCCACCACCTCCAACACCTCCACTTCAAAGGCATAACAATCCCTTCGCCGCCTCCATCGTGGTGCCGTTATCACTTGCCGTCACTCAAGACACTGCAATTGTATAATGTCGACACCTCTGTTGGTAACTTGGAGGAGCTTCTCTCTCACTGCACTGCTCTTGAGACTCTTGTTCTTGACTCAGTCTGTCGATTCCAGGAGGAGGGCCAATTGAGTATTTGTTTTCCTTCTTTGAAGAGTTTGCACTTCAAATCTTATTGGGGTTACACTGTTAGATTACTTCTTGTTATAGACACACCATCTCTTAAACGTCTTTATATCCAAGCTTTGTCAGGGTTTCGCGAGATCCGTGTTCGCAACTTGCACAATGTGGAGGAAGCCAGTATCGACATTTATAAGCAATCATCTGTGCTCGAGTTTCTTGTGGAGCTTTGCAGGATAAGGATTTTGGAGCTGGGCTTATCAGTGTTTGATTGTTTGCCTGAGGCTCCTCCACATCGTATTCCGGAGTTGACCTGTTTACAGAGGCTAGAGCTTACTGTTAGGTGTTTCGACACAAGATACATAATGGATATGCTTCAGAAATGTCCCATGCTTaaacttcttgctattgtttttaaTAGACAATATGTAATATCGGTATTTCATGTTCTCATGTTCAAGCTATGA
- the LOC107617225 gene encoding coatomer subunit beta'-2, whose product MPLRLEIKRKLAQRSERVKSVDLHPTEPWILASLYSGTVCIWNYQSQTMAKSFEVAELPVRSAKFIARKQWVVAGADDMHIRVYNYNTMDKVKIFEAHTDYIRCVAVHPNLPYVLSSSDDMLIKLWDWDKGWVCTQVFEGHSHYVMQVTFNPKDTNTFASASLDRTIKIWNLGSPDPNFTLDAHQKGVNCVDYFTGGDKPYLITGSDDHTAKVWDYQTKSCVQTLEGHTHNVSAVCFHPELPIIITGSEDGTVRIWHSTTYRLENTLNYGLERVWAIGYLKGSRRVVIGYDEGTIMVKLGREEPVASMDNSGKIIWAKHNEIQTVNIRSVGADTQIADGERLPLAVKELGTCDLYPQSLKHNPNGRFVVVCGDGEYIIYTALAWRNRSFGSALEFVWSSDGEYAVRESTSKIKIFSKNFQEKKSIRPTFSAERIFGGTVLVMCSNDFICFYDWAECRLIRRIDVNVKNLYWADSGDLVVIASDTSFYILKYNRDVVASYLDSKTAVDEQGVEDAFELLHEMNERVRTGIWVGDCFIYNNSSWRLNYCVGGEVTTMSHLDRPMYLLGYLASQSKVYLIDKEFNVMGYTLLLSLIEYKTLVMRGDLDRANEVLPSIPKEHHNSVARFLESRGMIEDALEVATDPDYRFDLAMQLGRLEVAKSIATEVHSESKWKQLGELAMSTGKLEMAEECLKHAMDLSGLLLLYSSLGDAEGISKLASLAKEQGKNNVAFLCLFTLGKLEDCLQLLIESNRIPEAALMARSYLPSKVSEIVAIWRKDLNKVSPKAAESLADPEEYPNLFDDWQVALAVESKAAETRSEWEIYTFLQL is encoded by the exons ACCATGGCTAAGTCTTTTGAGGTAGCTGAATTACCAG TTAGGTCGGCCAAGTTTATTGCACGTAAACAGTGGGTTGTTGCCGGAGCAGATGATATGCATATTCGTGTATATAATTACAACACAATGGATAAGGTTAAAATATTTGAGGCACACACAGATTACATTAGGTGTGTGGCAGTACATCCTAACCTTCCTTATGTGCTTTCATCATCTGATGATATGCTCATAAAGCTTTGGGATTGGGACAAGGGCTGGGTTTGTACCCAGGTATTTGAGGGGCATTCTCATTATGTCATGCAAGTGACATTTAACCCTAAAGATACCAACACCTTCGCAAGTGCCTCTCTTGATCGCACCATAAAG ATTTGGAATCTTGGCTCTCCAGACCCTAATTTTACATTGGATGCTCATCAGAAAGGAGTGAATTGTGTTGATTACTTTACAGGTGGTGACAAACCTTACCTAATAACTGGATCTGATGATCACACTGCAAAG GTATGGGATTATCAGACTAAAAGTTGTGTCCAGACTTTGGAGGGTCACACACACAATGTATCTGCTGTATGCTTTCATCCTGAGCTCCCTATAATTATTACTGGTTCTGAGGATGGTACAGTACGAATATGGCATTCCACAACGTATAG ACTTGAGAATACATTGAACTATGGTCTTGAAAGAGTTTGGGCTATTGGATACCTCAAGGGTTCACGTCG GGTTGTGATTGGATACGATGAAGGTACTATTATGGTCAAACTTGGTCGAGAAGAACCAGTGGCCAGCATGGATAACAGCGGGAAGATTATTTGGGCTAAGCATAATGAAATTCAGACTGTCAATATAAGAAGTGTAGGAGCAGACACACAG ATTGCTGATGGGGAAAGGTTACCTTTGGCTGTTAAGGAGCTGGGGACATGTGATCTCTACCCACAA AGCTTGAAACACAATCCAAATGGTCGGTTTGTTGTTGTTTGTGGAGATGGTGAGTATATTATATACACTGCTTTGGCATGGAGAAATAGATCGTTTGGCTCGGCATTGGAATTCGTCTGGTCTTCGGATGGGGAGTATGCTGTGAGAGAAAGTACATCAAAAATTAAGATTTTCAGCAAGAATTTCCAG GAAAAGAAGAGTATCCGGCCAACATTTTCGGCTGAACGAATATTTGGTGGCACTGTACTGGTAATGTGCTCAAATGATTTCATTTGCTTTTATGATTGGGCTGAATGCAGGTTGATTCGTCGGATTGATGTTAATGTGAAA AACCTCTATTGGGCTGATAGTGGTGATCTAGTGGTGATTGCAAGTGACACATCATTCTACATCTTGAAGTACAAC CGTGATGTTGTTGCATCATATCTTGACAGTAAAACGGCCGTTGATGAGCAAGGTGTTGAAGATGCCTTTGAGCTCCTCCATGAAATGAATGAGCGTGTGAGAACAGGGATCTGGGTTGGGGATTGTTTTATCTACAACAATTCTTCTTGGAGGCTTAACTATTGTGTTGGTGGAGAG GTGACTACAATGTCTCATTTGGACCGTCCTATGTACTTGTTGGGATATCTTGCCAGCCAAAGTAAGGTTTACTTGATAGACAAAGAGTTCAA TGTAATGGGATACACGCTACTGTTGAGCTTGATTGAGTACAAGACTCTTGTGATGCGTGGTGACTTGGATAGGGCCAATGAAGTTCTACCATCCATTCCTAAAGAGCATCACAACAG TGTGGCTCGATTCCTGGAATCACGAGGCATGATAGAGGATGCTCTTGAAGTAGCTACTGACCCTGACTATAGGTTCGATCTAGCCATGCAGCTTGGGAGATTAGAGGTTGCAAAG AGCATTGCCACGGAAGTGCACAGTGAGTCTAAATGGAAGCAGTTGGGAGAATTAGCCATGTCTACTGGAAAG TTAGAAATGGCTGAGGAGTGTCTAAAGCATGCAATGGATTTGAGTGGATTATTGCTGCTATATTCTTCTTTAGGAGATGCTGAAGGAATTTCAAAACTTGCATCTCTTGCTAAAGAGCAAGGGAAGAACAATGTTGCATTCCTTTGCTTATTTACACTGGGTAAACTTGAAGATTGCCTTCAACTGTTGATAGAAAG CAACCGGATTCCTGAGGCTGCTTTAATGGCTCGATCTTATCTCCCAAGCAAGGTGTCAGAGATAGTGGCAATTTGGCGAAAAGATCTGAACAAG GTTAGTCCAAAAGCTGCGGAATCATTGGCTGATCCTGAAGAGTATCCTAATTTGTTTGACGATTGGCAAGTTGCACTTGCTGTTGAATCCAAAGCAGCAGAAACAAGGTCAGAGTGGGAAATATATACTTTCCTGCAGCTTTGA
- the LOC107617227 gene encoding protein TIC 20-I, chloroplastic (The sequence of the model RefSeq protein was modified relative to this genomic sequence to represent the inferred CDS: added 27 bases not found in genome assembly) — MIRNGCVASPQVCVPLNSRPWKGVMPCGSFLCCTSQFPAKIAVSNIQSSSSFGHSFECKSSLQRGMTFSNMSVASSLLSSRGHNPLFRTIPVLPKRCRSTTTVQASKDVPTSWRYPQMTKKPRWWWRTLACLPYLMPLHETWMYAETAYNLNPFLEYFEFLTYPFLEAIGMLPSWFLMAYFFVAYLGIVRRKEWPHFFRFHVVMGMLLEIALQVIGTVSRWMPLSVYWGKIGMHFWTGVSFAYLFTVLESIRCALAGMYADIPFICDAAYIQIPYD; from the exons ATGATTCGAAATGGTTGTGTTGCATCCCCACAAGTGTGTGTTCCTTTGAATTCGAGGCCGTGGAAAGGTGTCATGCCTTGTGGCTCTTTCTTATGCTGTACTTCTCAGTTTCCTGCCAAGATTGCTGTTTCCAACATTCAGAGCTCTTCCTCTTTTGGACATAGTTTTGAGTGTAAATCCTCGTTGCAAAGAG GAATGACATTCTCGAACATGTCTGTTGCATCGAGCCTACTCTCAAGTAGGGGTCATAATCCTCTATTTCGCACAATCCCTGTGTTACCGAAACGATGCAGGTCTACTACAACCGTTCAAGCATCAAAGGACGTCCCAACTAGTTGGCGTTATCCACAAATGACCAAGAAACCAAGATGGTGGTGGAGAACATTAGCGTGCCTCCCTTACCTCATGCCTCTCCACGAGACATGGATGTACGCTGAGACAGCATACAATCTTAACCCCTTTTTGGAATACTTTGAGTTCTTGACATACCCTTTTCTGGAGGCTATTGGCATGCTGCCTAGCTGGTTTCTCATGGCATACTTCTTCGTCGCCTACCTTGGAATCGTGAGGAGAAAAGAATGGCCTCACTTCTTCAGATTCCATGTTGTGATGGGAATGCTGTTGGAGATTGCATTGCAGGTTATAGGAACTGTGAGTCGCTGGATGCCGCTATCGGTTTACTGGGGTAAAATTGGAATGCATTTCTGGACCGGCGTATCATTTGCTTATCTCTTCACCGTCTTGGAGTCCATAAGGTGCGCCCTCGCCGGAATGTATGCCGATATCCCCTTTATATGCGATGCA
- the LOC107614639 gene encoding FBD-associated F-box protein At4g10400-like: MDRISDLPDCILLHILSFLPTKTAFFTTVLSRRWTHLCHDLQHFDFNQIQFHNSSHAWPEFYSRKRLFAIVNRILSRHKALPIRTFRLTCDLAQFNEYTIVEWFITKVLGPNLQELNLNIQLSMVGLPDCKVVIPNSVFSCASLVTLRLSGGNITFLSPSSSSCGYHLPSLKTLEMHKVEASIDDVAELLSHCTALETLILDLNRQVSEVGLRIHFPLSLKKLNFRSDFDPIRIYGLECRQQFPSICVSNLHNVEEATINVTSRDFVLKFLVEFRWLRSLVLGDLVFTCLPEAPPDLIPEFTSLRRLELAVRYFDTRYIMNMLEKCPMLKVLVIVFITDSVNKDPHPSRKWELPVKVPTCLASHLKVIKIKRYFESRDDRDFFAYVLQHGLVLESLDIQVDRAKAEAFPEELSLLPRSSKTCQINFSWLYDYV; this comes from the exons ATGGACAGGATCAGCGACCTGCCGGATTGTATACTCTTACACATCCTCTCCTTCCTCCCTACCAAAACCGCCTTCTTCACCACCGTCCTCTCTCGCCGATGGACCCACCTCTGCCACGACCTCCAACACTTCGACTTCAACCAAATCCAATTTCATAACAGCAGCCATGCATGGCCAGAGTTCTATTCACGAAAGCGATTGTTCGCCATCGTTAATCGGATTCTCTCCCGCCACAAAGCGCTGCCAATTCGAACCTTTCGTCTCACCTGTGACCTAGCTCAATTCAATGAATACACTATTGTGGAGTGGTTCATTACAAAAGTTTTAGGGCCAAACCTCCAGGAATTGAACTTGAACATCCAACTCTCCATGGTCGGTCTCCCCGATTGCAAAGTCGTTATTCCCAACAGCGTTTTCAGCTGCGCTTCCCTCGTGACTCTCCGTTTAAGCGGCGGCAACATAACATTCCTTTCGCCTTCTTCTTCGTCGTGCGGTTATCACTTGCCATCACTCAAGACTCTGGAGATGCACAAGGTCGAGGCCTCTATTGATGACGTGGCAGAGCTTCTCTCTCACTGCACTGCTCTTGAGACTCTCATTCTTGACTTAAACCGTCAAGTCAGCGAGGTCGGATTGAGAATTCACTTTCCTCTTTCTTTGAAGAAATTGAACTTCCGATCAGATTTCGACCCTATTAGAATTTATGGACTCGAATGTAGGCAGCAGTTTCCTTCGATCTGTGTTTCCAACTTGCACAATGTGGAGGAAGCTACTATCAACGTTACTTCGCGAGACTTTGTGCTCAAGTTTCTTGTGGAGTTTCGCTGGTTAAGGAGTTTGGTCCTGGGTGACTTGGTGTTTACTTGTTTGCCCGAGGCTCCTCCGGATCTTATTCCGGAATTTACCTCATTACGTAGATTAGAGCTTGCTGTTAGGTATTTCGACACGAGATATATAATGAATATGCTTGAGAAGTGTCCCATGCTTAAAGTTCTTGTTATTGTTTTTATCACTGACTCTGTTAATAAG GATCCACATCCGTCACGAAAATGGGAACTCCCAGTGAAGGTTCCTACTTGTCTTGCATCACATCTGAAAGTGATTAAAATCAAGAGATATTTTGAATCCAGAGATGATAGAGATTTTTTCGCCTATGTTCTTCAACATGGACTTGTTTTGGAGTCACTTGATATTCAGGTGGATCGTGCGAAAGCTGAAGCGTTTCCAGAAGAATTATCCCTTTTGCCAAGGAGTTCTAAGACGTGCCAAATTAACTTTAGCTGGCTTTACGATTATGTGTAG